A genomic segment from Bubalus bubalis isolate 160015118507 breed Murrah chromosome 5, NDDB_SH_1, whole genome shotgun sequence encodes:
- the MS4A10 gene encoding membrane-spanning 4-domains subfamily A member 10, with product MAAAVDGASTVTPRSEAEGHPSEKALSPTPPDLTDLPQKVTQPDLPPPNWHQEKPRKSSHVLKELGAVHVVIALVYLFIGGYLVAAVQNLHLVVQKCWYPFWGAASFLISGILAITMESFQKNYLKACLVANSISFLCVLAGLFVIAKDLFLETPFEFPIWKPYPTDTVHIQRLVLALLCVTCVEVFLPGLMAIVAYRDARLSAEISKPKLREAMSLSKVKHLHRLAVWQKVFLLSHQRARRALFVSVSPPSWELEAPTSEPSGRALLITTCSSYWSIRDSGFSLWQEDDSPLVPDSPLELKEQSMMPPPSYEDVTQGDLQDEQERR from the exons ATGGCAGCAGCAGTCGATGGAGCATCCACAGTTACTCCCAGGTCGGAAGCTGAAGGACACCCATCAGAGAAGGCCCTCAGCCCTACCCCACCTGACCTGACAGATCTACCTCAGAAGGTGACCCAGCCTGACCTCCCACCTCCAAACTGGCACCAGGAGAAGCCCAGGAAGAGTAGCCACGTTCTCAAGGAGCTGGGC GCCGTCCATGTGGTCATCGCTCTGGTGTACTTGTTCATTGGAGGTTACCTGGTGGCTGCTGTCCAGAACCTtcacctggtggtccagaagtgTTGGTATCCATTCTGGGGGGCTGCCTCT TTCCTCATTTCCGGGATCTTGGCAATAACAATGGAGTCGTTTCAGAAAAATTATCTG AAGGCGTGCCTGGTAGCAAACTCCATCAGCTTCCTCTGTGTGCTGGCTGGGCTCTTTGTTATTGCCAAGGACCTCTTTCTGGAGACTCCATTTGAGTTCCCCATCTGGAAACCGTACCCCACTGATACT GTCCACATCCAGAGGCTAGTGCTGGCCCTGCTCTGTGTCACCTGTGTGGAGGTCTTCCTGCCGGGGCTCATGGCTATCGTGGCATACAGGGATGCCCGCCTGTCTGCAGAG ataagtAAACCGAAACTTAGAGAGGCCATGTCACTTTCCAAGGTCAAACACCT TCATCGCCTGGCTGTCTGGCAGAAAGTCTTCTTGTTAAGTCATCAGAGAGCTAGAAGGGCCTTGTTTGTGTCAGTTTCCCCACCTTCATGGGAACTTGAGGCTCCAACAAGTGAGCCATCAGGAAGGGCTTTGTTGATCACCACATGCTCCTCATATTGGAGCATCAGGGACAGCGGCTTCTCTCTTTGGCAGGAGGATGACTCGCCTCTTGTCCCTGACTCACCATTGGAGCTCAAGGAGCAGTCGATGATGCCTCCACCGTCCTATGAGGACGTCACTCAAGGTGACCTGCAGGACGAGCAGGAGAGGAGGTGA